The Streptomyces sp. NBC_01255 genome window below encodes:
- a CDS encoding nuclear transport factor 2 family protein — translation MTTPSTTDATETTADSATDSAAVLTGMYAAEAAYLAAGGPGRASFAPLAPYFAPDVVLHQAAALPYGGTWRGHAGVERFFLTMSRVWESFDMTEQEFLATGATAVVLTRVRARARATGSELTFPILQTITVRGGRIAEVRPFYWDTAAIADACAERPATAG, via the coding sequence ATGACGACTCCCTCCACAACAGACGCCACAGAGACCACCGCCGACTCCGCCACTGACTCGGCGGCCGTCCTCACCGGTATGTACGCGGCGGAAGCCGCCTATCTGGCGGCCGGAGGCCCCGGCAGGGCCTCCTTCGCACCGCTCGCCCCCTACTTCGCGCCCGACGTCGTCCTCCACCAGGCAGCCGCCCTGCCGTACGGCGGGACCTGGCGCGGGCACGCGGGCGTGGAGCGCTTCTTCCTCACGATGAGCCGGGTGTGGGAGTCCTTCGACATGACGGAGCAGGAGTTCCTCGCCACGGGTGCGACTGCGGTGGTCCTCACGCGCGTGCGTGCCCGCGCGCGTGCCACCGGCAGCGAGCTGACCTTCCCGATCCTGCAGACGATCACCGTGCGGGGCGGCCGGATCGCCGAGGTCCGGCCCTTCTACTGGGACACCGCGG
- a CDS encoding bifunctional aspartate transaminase/aspartate 4-decarboxylase: MPKTTFTREEIQSFAQLSPFELKDKFIQIAQAAQADKPGQKEKSQTQMLNAGRGNPNWVATGPREAFYALGYFALSESRRVWTADNLGGMPELAGSGARFDTFVRRHPDLPGIEMLQNCVEYAVERFGFDKDAFVHELTDSTIGDNYPVPDRILAHTEQIVRGYLHDEMFDKRPPAGRLSLFATEGGTAAMCYIFDSLMKNGILKKGDRIALMVPVFTPYIEIPELDTYEFDVVHVEASLFAETGVREWRYPEEEVAKLADPSVKLVCVVNPSNPPSLALSQRVTDQIKDIVATQNPNLLLVTDDVYGTFVEGFRSLAADLPRNTLLVYSYSKHYGCTGHRLGVIGLHDDNVIDEMIVNLPQAEKDRLSRRYGTLTLEPEKIRFIDRLVADSRQVALNHTAGLSLPQQVMMVLFSLFDMLEEGQAYKAKIRAIVRQRLDLLLEGAQMKIADDPKRAGYYIELDLIAEAERVHGKDFAAFLEKNYEPVDPLFRLAEQTSVVLLNGGGFDGPEWSVRVSLANLDDLDYLKIGHHLRAIFNDYAEEWKASRA; the protein is encoded by the coding sequence GTGCCCAAGACCACCTTCACCCGCGAGGAGATCCAGTCCTTCGCGCAGCTCTCGCCGTTCGAGCTGAAGGACAAGTTCATCCAGATCGCGCAGGCCGCGCAGGCCGACAAGCCCGGCCAGAAGGAGAAGTCGCAGACGCAGATGCTCAACGCGGGCCGTGGCAACCCGAACTGGGTCGCCACCGGCCCCCGCGAGGCGTTCTACGCGCTCGGCTACTTCGCCCTCTCCGAGTCGCGCCGCGTGTGGACCGCCGACAACCTCGGCGGCATGCCCGAACTCGCCGGCTCCGGCGCCCGCTTCGACACCTTCGTCCGCCGACACCCGGACCTGCCCGGCATCGAGATGCTGCAGAACTGCGTGGAGTACGCCGTCGAGCGCTTCGGCTTCGACAAGGACGCCTTCGTCCACGAGCTGACCGACAGCACGATCGGCGACAACTACCCGGTGCCGGACCGGATCCTGGCCCACACCGAGCAGATCGTCCGCGGCTACCTGCATGACGAGATGTTCGACAAGCGCCCGCCGGCCGGCCGTCTGTCGCTCTTCGCGACCGAGGGCGGCACGGCCGCCATGTGCTACATCTTCGACTCGCTCATGAAGAACGGGATCCTGAAGAAGGGCGACAGGATCGCCCTGATGGTGCCGGTCTTCACGCCGTACATCGAGATCCCCGAGCTCGACACGTACGAGTTCGACGTCGTCCACGTCGAAGCGTCCCTCTTCGCCGAGACCGGCGTGCGCGAGTGGCGCTACCCCGAGGAGGAGGTCGCCAAGCTGGCGGACCCGTCGGTGAAGCTGGTCTGCGTCGTCAACCCGTCCAACCCGCCGTCGCTGGCGCTGAGCCAACGGGTCACGGACCAGATCAAGGACATCGTCGCCACGCAGAACCCGAACCTGCTGCTCGTCACGGACGACGTGTACGGCACGTTCGTCGAGGGCTTCCGCTCGCTCGCCGCGGACCTTCCCCGCAACACGCTCCTCGTGTACTCGTACTCCAAGCACTACGGCTGCACGGGCCACCGGCTGGGCGTCATCGGCCTCCACGACGACAACGTCATCGACGAGATGATCGTGAACCTGCCGCAGGCCGAGAAGGACCGCCTGAGCAGGCGGTACGGCACGCTGACCCTGGAGCCCGAGAAGATCCGGTTCATCGACCGGCTCGTCGCCGACTCCCGGCAGGTCGCCCTCAACCACACCGCCGGGCTCTCGCTCCCCCAGCAGGTGATGATGGTGCTCTTCTCCCTCTTCGACATGCTGGAGGAGGGACAGGCGTACAAGGCGAAGATCCGGGCGATCGTGCGCCAGCGCCTCGACCTGCTCCTCGAAGGCGCCCAGATGAAGATCGCCGACGACCCGAAGCGGGCCGGGTACTACATCGAGCTCGACCTGATCGCGGAGGCCGAGCGGGTCCACGGGAAGGACTTCGCGGCCTTCCTGGAGAAGAACTACGAGCCGGTGGACCCGCTGTTCCGGCTGGCCGAGCAGACCAGCGTCGTCCTCCTCAACGGCGGCGGCTTCGACGGCCCGGAGTGGTCCGTACGCGTCTCCCTGGCCAACCTCGACGACCTGGACTACCTGAAGATCGGCCACCACCTGCGGGCGATCTTCAACGACTACGCGGAGGAGTGGAAGGCCTCGCGGGCGTAA
- the aspT gene encoding aspartate-alanine antiporter, translating to MIDFLNRNIFQPHPELLIFITVALGFLFGKLRYKAIALGAVTGCLVAGLLLGAQFKVTIDGTVKNLFFTMFLFALGYKVGPQFFRGLRKDGLPQVLNAVIVCVTGLLVSWGFAVMLGYGPGLSAGLLGGALTQSAVIGVAQDAIGNLPGLSADQMKNEENLVAIGYAVTYPLGTILCAMLLANVLPKLYKRDLAAESARLAKELDAPGDDPDLAEGYYEVVLRAYRIDRPDLVGRTIDDFENQQQALGHRIYLTRVRRDGKIIDHTQSTVLREGDIVAVSALRGSLVEFDARTHIGAETDDVELLGYQTESLHVVASEKAQLGRTVADLRREPFMVGVYIDKIYRSGTEFPYRLSTTLERGDTVILTGPKRLVDPAGKAIGKPVPTSFATDMLWVGLGIFLGGCIGIPALTVSGVPISLSTSGGALIMGLVFGWIRGKYPTYGNVPPGAQWFMDTLGLCLFVAVVGINAGPSFTSGLSTAGWGLLLWGAVATVVPLIVGFLYGHYVQKIRFPILMGVLAGGQTTTAAIGAINEQSKSQIPTLGYTIPYAVGNVLLTIWGAVIVILNH from the coding sequence ATGATCGATTTCCTCAACCGGAACATCTTCCAGCCCCATCCCGAGCTGCTGATCTTCATCACGGTCGCGCTCGGCTTCCTCTTCGGCAAGCTCCGCTACAAGGCGATCGCGCTGGGCGCCGTCACCGGATGTCTGGTGGCCGGCCTGCTGCTCGGCGCGCAGTTCAAGGTCACGATCGACGGCACGGTGAAGAACCTCTTCTTCACCATGTTCCTCTTCGCCCTCGGCTACAAGGTCGGTCCGCAGTTCTTCCGCGGTCTGAGGAAGGACGGCCTGCCGCAGGTCCTCAACGCGGTCATCGTCTGTGTGACGGGCCTCCTCGTCTCCTGGGGCTTCGCCGTGATGCTCGGGTACGGCCCCGGGCTCTCGGCCGGTCTCCTCGGCGGCGCGCTCACCCAGTCCGCCGTCATCGGTGTCGCCCAGGACGCCATCGGCAACCTGCCGGGGCTCTCCGCCGACCAGATGAAGAACGAGGAGAACCTGGTCGCGATCGGCTACGCCGTCACGTACCCGCTCGGCACGATCCTCTGCGCGATGCTCCTCGCCAACGTCCTGCCCAAGCTCTACAAGCGGGACCTGGCCGCCGAGTCGGCGCGGCTCGCGAAGGAGCTGGACGCCCCGGGCGACGACCCCGACCTGGCCGAGGGGTACTACGAGGTCGTCCTCCGCGCGTACCGCATCGACCGTCCCGACCTCGTCGGCCGCACGATCGACGACTTCGAGAACCAGCAGCAGGCGCTCGGTCACCGCATCTACCTCACGCGGGTGCGGCGCGACGGGAAGATCATCGACCACACGCAGTCGACGGTGCTCCGCGAGGGCGACATCGTGGCGGTCAGCGCACTGCGCGGCTCGCTCGTCGAGTTCGACGCCCGGACCCACATCGGCGCGGAGACGGACGACGTCGAACTGCTCGGCTATCAGACGGAGTCGCTGCACGTCGTCGCCTCGGAGAAGGCGCAGCTCGGCAGGACGGTCGCCGACCTGCGCCGCGAGCCCTTCATGGTCGGCGTGTACATCGACAAGATCTACCGCTCGGGTACGGAGTTCCCGTACCGGCTCTCCACGACCCTGGAGCGCGGTGACACCGTCATCCTGACCGGCCCGAAGCGGCTCGTGGACCCGGCGGGCAAGGCGATCGGCAAGCCCGTGCCGACCTCCTTCGCCACCGACATGCTCTGGGTGGGCCTCGGCATCTTCCTCGGCGGCTGCATCGGCATCCCGGCGCTCACGGTGTCGGGCGTGCCGATCTCGCTCTCCACCTCCGGCGGCGCGCTGATCATGGGTCTGGTCTTCGGCTGGATCCGCGGCAAGTACCCGACGTACGGCAACGTGCCGCCCGGTGCCCAGTGGTTCATGGACACCCTCGGCCTCTGCCTGTTCGTCGCGGTCGTCGGCATCAACGCCGGTCCGAGCTTCACCAGCGGCCTGTCGACGGCCGGCTGGGGGCTGCTCCTCTGGGGCGCGGTGGCGACGGTCGTCCCGCTGATCGTGGGCTTCCTGTACGGCCACTACGTGCAGAAGATCCGCTTCCCGATCCTGATGGGCGTGCTGGCGGGCGGCCAGACGACGACCGCGGCGATCGGCGCGATCAACGAGCAGTCCAAGTCGCAGATCCCGACGCTCGGTTACACGATCCCCTACGCGGTCGGCAACGTCCTGCTGACCATCTGGGGCGCCGTGATCGTCATCCTCAACCACTGA
- the aspT gene encoding aspartate-alanine antiporter, translating into MGVLRDNPELALFLCLSAGYLVGKLRVGPITLGGICGTLIVSLLLGAWAKVTVSDDVKTIFFALFIFSLGYMAGPQFFSNLNKKSLRFFALCLIEVVCVVGIALGLAEAFDLDVGTAAGILAGAATESAVVGTATEAIGNLSDLTQAQITEYQGHVATAYTVCYLFGLVTIVIYTSQIMPMMLRINLRDASRELWEKLRGTGGALESDEREALPGMVGRTFLVTLADGAKVGELERRLGGRVTVEAVKRGSKILTPPPPDFELTLSDLVLTVGRRANIIEAGRVIGPETPAVPGLDTPLATTEVSLTDKSVVDKSLDTLFKEHPEFSSGGVYVTDVVRNEQHLPATPETVVSRGDVLTLVGSRSGLGKLASKVGAVVKNDATDFIYLGLGIVCGSLLGQVVVEFGDVPLSLGTGGGCLISGLLFGWFRSRTQTFGAFPPQAASTLKDMGLAIFIACTGLVSGPQAWPLLKEYGALLPFAGIAMVLVPATISLVVGRKLLKIEKPLLIGAIAGQQCSTPAITSITQVAQSSVPMLGYTITYTLSNFLLPLTGPLLVGILGA; encoded by the coding sequence ATGGGAGTCCTGCGTGACAATCCCGAACTCGCCCTCTTCCTCTGCCTCTCGGCCGGCTACCTCGTCGGCAAGCTCCGGGTCGGCCCCATCACGCTCGGCGGCATCTGCGGCACCCTGATCGTCTCGCTGCTCCTCGGCGCCTGGGCGAAGGTCACCGTCTCCGACGACGTGAAGACGATCTTCTTCGCGCTCTTCATCTTCTCCCTCGGCTACATGGCCGGACCCCAGTTCTTCTCCAACCTCAACAAGAAGAGCCTGCGCTTCTTCGCCCTCTGCCTCATCGAGGTCGTCTGCGTCGTCGGCATCGCCCTCGGCCTCGCCGAGGCGTTCGACCTGGACGTCGGCACCGCCGCCGGCATCCTCGCCGGGGCTGCCACCGAGTCCGCGGTCGTCGGTACGGCCACGGAGGCCATCGGCAACCTGTCCGACCTGACGCAGGCGCAGATCACCGAGTACCAGGGCCATGTGGCCACCGCGTACACGGTCTGCTACCTCTTCGGCCTCGTCACCATCGTCATCTACACCAGCCAGATCATGCCGATGATGCTGCGGATCAACCTCCGCGACGCCTCGCGCGAGCTGTGGGAGAAGCTGCGCGGCACGGGTGGCGCCCTGGAGTCCGATGAGCGCGAGGCGCTCCCGGGCATGGTCGGCCGGACGTTCCTGGTCACGCTCGCCGACGGCGCCAAGGTCGGCGAGCTCGAGCGACGGCTCGGCGGCCGGGTCACGGTCGAGGCGGTGAAGCGGGGCAGCAAGATCCTCACCCCTCCCCCGCCCGACTTCGAACTGACCCTCTCCGACCTGGTGCTGACGGTCGGCCGGCGGGCCAACATCATCGAGGCGGGGCGGGTCATCGGACCGGAGACCCCGGCCGTCCCCGGCCTGGACACCCCGCTCGCCACCACCGAGGTCTCGCTGACCGACAAGAGCGTCGTCGACAAGTCCCTGGACACCCTCTTCAAGGAGCACCCGGAGTTCTCCTCCGGCGGGGTGTACGTGACGGACGTGGTGCGCAACGAACAGCATCTGCCCGCGACCCCGGAGACCGTCGTCAGCCGCGGTGACGTCCTCACCCTGGTCGGCTCCCGCTCGGGCCTCGGGAAGCTGGCGTCCAAGGTCGGCGCGGTCGTGAAGAACGACGCCACGGACTTCATCTACCTGGGTCTCGGCATCGTCTGCGGTTCGCTCCTCGGGCAGGTCGTGGTCGAGTTCGGCGACGTCCCGCTGTCGCTCGGCACGGGCGGCGGCTGCCTCATCTCCGGCCTGCTCTTCGGCTGGTTCCGCTCCCGCACCCAGACCTTCGGCGCCTTCCCGCCGCAGGCCGCCTCCACCCTCAAGGACATGGGCCTGGCGATCTTCATCGCCTGTACGGGTCTGGTCTCCGGCCCGCAGGCCTGGCCCCTCCTCAAGGAGTACGGGGCGCTGCTGCCGTTCGCCGGGATCGCGATGGTCCTGGTGCCGGCGACGATCTCGCTGGTCGTCGGCCGCAAGCTCCTGAAGATCGAGAAGCCGCTGCTCATCGGTGCCATCGCGGGCCAGCAGTGCTCGACGCCCGCCATCACCTCGATCACGCAGGTGGCCCAGAGCTCCGTGCCGATGCTCGGCTACACCATCACGTACACGCTCTCGAACTTCCTGCTTCCGCTGACCGGCCCGCTGCTCGTCGGCATCCTCGGAGCGTGA
- a CDS encoding carbohydrate ABC transporter permease: MGDAPHPGRAVRSRTAPARRSRTAPGAGLVRTERAGWGTYALLALFTAVSLFPLLWTAVAASRTSTRLAATPPPFRFGRNLPGNLASAWTDARLGEALANTALVAGTVAAGTVLFSTLAGFAFAKLRFRFRGTLLLLVAGTMLIPPQLGVVPLYLLIARLRWTDELQAVILPSLVSAFGVFFMVQHLRRALPAEVLEAARMDGAGTLRTVWHVVLPAARPAMAVLGMLSFVAAWNDFFWPVLALTQTGNPTVQVALTGLGRGTVPDQSVVMAGALLGTLPLLVVLALFGRHIVGGVMRGAVKG; this comes from the coding sequence CTGGGCGATGCTCCTCATCCTGGTCGTGCTGTTCGGAGCCGTACGGCTCCTGCGCGGCGGTCTCGCACGGCGCCCGGGGCGGGCCTCGTGAGGACGGAGCGGGCCGGCTGGGGCACGTACGCGCTGCTCGCGCTCTTCACGGCCGTCTCCCTCTTCCCACTGCTGTGGACGGCGGTCGCCGCCTCGCGGACCAGTACGCGGCTCGCGGCCACCCCGCCGCCCTTCCGGTTCGGTCGGAACCTGCCCGGGAACCTGGCGTCGGCCTGGACCGATGCCAGGCTGGGCGAGGCCCTGGCGAACACGGCGCTGGTCGCGGGGACGGTCGCGGCGGGCACGGTCCTGTTCTCGACCCTCGCCGGCTTCGCCTTCGCCAAGCTGCGGTTCCGCTTCCGGGGCACGCTGCTCCTGCTCGTGGCCGGGACGATGCTGATCCCGCCTCAGCTGGGGGTCGTGCCGCTCTATCTACTGATCGCGCGGCTGCGCTGGACGGACGAGCTCCAGGCGGTGATCCTGCCCTCGCTCGTCTCCGCCTTCGGGGTCTTCTTCATGGTCCAGCACCTGCGGCGGGCCCTGCCGGCCGAGGTGCTCGAAGCCGCCCGGATGGACGGGGCGGGGACCCTGCGGACGGTGTGGCACGTGGTGCTGCCGGCGGCGCGCCCGGCGATGGCGGTCCTCGGGATGCTGTCGTTCGTGGCGGCCTGGAACGACTTCTTCTGGCCGGTCCTCGCCCTGACGCAGACCGGGAACCCGACGGTGCAGGTGGCGCTCACGGGTCTGGGGCGGGGGACGGTGCCCGACCAGTCGGTGGTCATGGCGGGCGCGCTGCTCGGGACGCTGCCGCTGCTCGTCGTGCTCGCGCTGTTCGGCCGGCACATCGTGGGAGGCGTGATGCGGGGCGCGGTGAAGGGGTGA
- a CDS encoding carbohydrate ABC transporter permease: MDGARDRAGAGPGDRAGAGPGDRAGTPRQGVPRRPRLRRTPVGSRWAPYVLVAPFFLFFGAFGVFPLAATAWTSLHRVELTAPAEPEWVGLHNYARLLDDAFFWNALANTVVIGVLSTVPQLLLALGVAHLLDVRLRGRGFFRVVALAPYATSVAAATLVFALFYGRDHGMANWALGVVGLAPVDWQNGPWASKLAVSSIVVWRWTGYNALIYLAAMQTIPRELYEAAALDGASRWRQFLHVTLPGLRPALAFTVLVSTIGATQLFGEPLLFGSGAGASGGADHQFQTLGLYLYEQGWVNLHLGRAAAIAWAMLLILVVLFGAVRLLRGGLARRPGRAS, translated from the coding sequence GTGGACGGAGCCAGAGACCGGGCCGGGGCCGGGCCCGGAGACCGGGCCGGGGCCGGGCCCGGAGACCGGGCCGGGACCCCGCGCCAGGGCGTGCCTCGGCGCCCGCGCCTCCGCCGTACCCCCGTCGGCTCGCGCTGGGCGCCCTACGTGCTCGTCGCGCCATTCTTCCTCTTCTTCGGGGCCTTCGGGGTGTTCCCGCTGGCCGCCACCGCCTGGACCTCGCTGCACCGGGTCGAGCTGACCGCGCCCGCCGAGCCTGAGTGGGTGGGGCTGCACAACTACGCGCGGCTGCTCGACGACGCGTTCTTCTGGAACGCCCTCGCGAACACCGTCGTCATCGGCGTCCTCTCCACCGTCCCGCAGCTGCTGCTCGCGCTCGGCGTGGCCCACCTGCTCGACGTACGGCTGCGGGGCCGGGGGTTCTTCCGGGTCGTGGCGCTCGCCCCGTACGCCACCTCGGTCGCCGCCGCGACGCTGGTCTTCGCGCTGTTCTACGGGCGGGACCACGGGATGGCCAACTGGGCCCTGGGGGTGGTCGGTCTGGCCCCGGTGGACTGGCAGAACGGCCCGTGGGCGTCGAAGCTCGCGGTCTCGTCGATCGTCGTCTGGCGCTGGACCGGCTACAACGCGCTGATCTACCTGGCGGCGATGCAGACGATCCCGCGCGAGCTGTACGAGGCGGCGGCGCTCGACGGGGCGTCACGGTGGCGGCAGTTCCTGCACGTGACGCTGCCGGGGCTGCGGCCCGCCCTCGCCTTCACCGTGCTGGTCTCGACGATCGGCGCGACCCAGCTCTTCGGCGAGCCGCTGCTGTTCGGGAGCGGGGCCGGTGCCTCCGGTGGCGCCGATCACCAGTTCCAGACCCTCGGGCTCTATCTGTACGAGCAGGGCTGGGTGAACCTCCATCTGGGGCGGGCCGCGGCCATCGCCTGGGCGATGCTCCTCATCCTGGTCGTGCTGTTCGGAGCCGTACGGCTCCTGCGCGGCGGTCTCGCACGGCGCCCGGGGCGGGCCTCGTGA
- a CDS encoding ABC transporter substrate-binding protein gives MGSRRRNGPVVVLALALLLGAALSGGCATDPAPPPGAGVPAREPVDGSGRRITLTVGVFGTFGLQEAGLYDTYMRLHPDIAVRQTSLTRNDVYYPQLLTHLTAGSGLADVQAVEVGNIAEVLATQAGRLDALGSAPGVDRAAFLPWKWAQGTAPDGRTLALGTDIGPQAVCYRKDLFARAGLPTDRGAVGRLWAGDWRKYLAAGVRYRERSPEGTAFTDSASGVMAAVTGSAALRYYDERGDLIVAVNPAVREAWDLAAMFARQGLTARLQQFTPGWDQAFANGAFATVACPAWMLGYIQDKAGPAGRGRWDVAAAPRPGSWGGSFLVVPSAGRHRAEAARLAAWLTAPAQQAVLFERRGSFPSASASYALPAVADARHPHFGDAPVGEIFAAAARGVPQAPVGPKDALVAQTLADVGMLQVDQTGRPPESAWKAAMKAIDNALDR, from the coding sequence ATGGGGAGCAGGAGGAGGAACGGGCCCGTCGTCGTACTCGCCCTCGCCCTCCTCCTGGGCGCGGCGCTCTCCGGCGGCTGCGCGACCGACCCCGCACCGCCGCCCGGGGCGGGCGTCCCCGCGCGGGAGCCGGTCGACGGGAGCGGGCGGCGGATCACGCTCACGGTCGGGGTGTTCGGCACGTTCGGCCTCCAGGAGGCCGGGCTCTACGACACGTACATGCGGCTCCACCCGGACATCGCGGTCCGGCAGACCTCCCTCACCCGCAACGACGTCTACTACCCGCAGCTGCTCACCCACCTCACCGCCGGCTCCGGCCTCGCCGACGTCCAGGCCGTCGAGGTCGGCAACATCGCCGAGGTGCTCGCCACCCAGGCGGGCCGGCTCGACGCGCTCGGCTCGGCGCCGGGCGTCGACCGGGCCGCCTTCCTGCCGTGGAAGTGGGCGCAGGGCACCGCCCCCGACGGGCGCACGCTCGCGCTCGGCACCGACATCGGGCCGCAGGCCGTCTGCTACCGCAAGGACCTGTTCGCCCGCGCCGGACTGCCCACCGACCGGGGCGCGGTGGGGCGGCTGTGGGCCGGGGACTGGCGCAAGTACCTGGCAGCCGGGGTCCGTTACCGCGAGCGGTCCCCGGAGGGCACGGCCTTCACCGACTCCGCCTCGGGGGTGATGGCGGCGGTCACGGGCAGTGCGGCGCTCCGGTACTACGACGAGCGGGGCGATCTGATCGTGGCGGTCAACCCTGCCGTACGGGAGGCCTGGGACCTCGCCGCGATGTTCGCCCGGCAGGGGCTCACGGCCCGGCTCCAGCAGTTCACGCCCGGCTGGGACCAGGCCTTCGCGAACGGCGCGTTCGCCACGGTCGCCTGCCCCGCCTGGATGCTCGGCTACATCCAGGACAAGGCTGGCCCGGCCGGGCGGGGCCGGTGGGACGTCGCGGCGGCGCCCCGGCCCGGCAGCTGGGGCGGCTCGTTCCTCGTCGTGCCGTCCGCCGGGCGGCACCGCGCCGAGGCGGCCCGGCTCGCGGCCTGGCTGACGGCGCCCGCCCAGCAGGCGGTGCTCTTCGAGCGGCGCGGCAGCTTCCCGAGCGCCTCGGCCTCGTACGCGCTCCCGGCGGTCGCGGACGCCCGGCACCCGCACTTCGGCGACGCCCCGGTCGGCGAGATCTTCGCCGCGGCGGCCCGGGGCGTCCCGCAGGCCCCGGTCGGCCCGAAGGACGCCCTCGTCGCCCAGACCCTCGCCGACGTCGGCATGCTCCAGGTCGACCAGACGGGCCGCCCGCCGGAGTCGGCCTGGAAGGCCGCGATGAAGGCGATCGACAACGCGCTGGACCGGTGA